One genomic window of Pigmentiphaga litoralis includes the following:
- the coq7 gene encoding 2-polyprenyl-3-methyl-6-methoxy-1,4-benzoquinone monooxygenase, with translation MTSSSPSSFSSSSPSSFRRISPLDRLLAEADRALRVLSGSTSGTRPNPAAALRKPAPPAVLATEPLAVVGVSTAAGAGGAVSGGVTGGLNTDDPATSTELTPAETRHAAGLMRVNHVGEVCAQALYRGQALVSRHASTRAIFLEAAVEETDHLTWLADRLKELKSRPSFLNPLWYAGAFGLGVLAGRAGDAVNLGFMAETEKQVEQHLDGHLQKLPVNDVRSRAIVTQMCEEERHHRETAQHAGGRPLPPLARAAMRAGSKVMTTTSYYI, from the coding sequence ATGACCTCTTCTTCCCCTTCGTCTTTTTCTTCTTCGTCGCCGTCCAGCTTCCGCCGGATCTCGCCACTCGACCGCCTGCTGGCCGAAGCCGACCGCGCACTGCGGGTGCTGTCAGGCAGCACGTCCGGCACGCGCCCCAATCCCGCCGCGGCGCTGCGCAAGCCGGCGCCCCCGGCCGTCCTGGCGACGGAACCGCTGGCCGTGGTCGGCGTGTCGACCGCGGCGGGCGCGGGTGGTGCCGTGAGTGGCGGCGTGACTGGCGGCCTGAATACCGACGATCCCGCGACGTCCACGGAACTGACGCCCGCCGAAACCCGCCACGCGGCCGGGCTGATGCGCGTCAATCATGTCGGGGAGGTCTGCGCGCAAGCCCTGTATCGCGGGCAGGCGCTGGTCAGCCGGCACGCGTCGACGCGCGCCATCTTCTTAGAAGCCGCGGTCGAAGAGACCGATCACCTGACCTGGTTGGCCGATCGGCTCAAGGAATTGAAATCACGCCCCAGTTTCCTGAACCCGCTCTGGTACGCGGGTGCGTTCGGCCTGGGGGTGCTGGCGGGACGGGCAGGGGACGCCGTCAACCTGGGCTTCATGGCCGAAACCGAAAAGCAGGTGGAACAGCATCTTGACGGGCATCTGCAGAAATTGCCGGTCAATGACGTGCGGTCACGGGCGATCGTGACGCAGATGTGCGAAGAAGAGCGCCATCACCGCGAGACCGCCCAGCATGCAGGCGGGCGGCCTCTGCCGCCCCTGGCGCGCGCCGCCATGCGGGCGGGCTCGAAAGTGATGACGACGACGTCCTACTATATTTGA
- a CDS encoding OsmC family protein, which produces MECTVSWGGPQGMLFTAQTGSGHIAVMDGAPDGGGNNLAPRPMELVLAGTGGCTAYDVVLILKRGRHAVRGCTVAMQAERAETDPKVFTKIHFQFTVTGKNLPVAAVERAVQLSHDKYCSASAMLEHTVAMTWGVDVVEAD; this is translated from the coding sequence ATGGAATGCACAGTGAGCTGGGGCGGCCCCCAGGGGATGTTGTTCACGGCCCAGACCGGCAGCGGCCATATTGCCGTGATGGACGGCGCGCCCGATGGGGGCGGCAACAACCTGGCGCCGCGGCCGATGGAACTGGTGCTGGCCGGAACCGGTGGCTGCACGGCCTATGACGTCGTGCTGATCCTGAAGCGCGGCCGCCATGCGGTGCGCGGCTGCACGGTCGCCATGCAGGCCGAACGCGCCGAAACGGACCCCAAGGTGTTTACCAAGATCCACTTCCAGTTCACCGTGACCGGCAAGAACCTGCCGGTCGCCGCCGTGGAACGCGCGGTGCAGCTGTCGCACGACAAATACTGCTCGGCGTCGGCCATGCTGGAACACACGGTCGCCATGACCTGGGGTGTGGACGTGGTGGAAGCCGACTGA
- the rplM gene encoding 50S ribosomal protein L13 has translation MQKTFVAKPQEVTRDWYVIDAKGKVLGRVASEVARRLRGKHKPEFTPHVDTGDYIVIINAADIVVTGNKAQDKRYYRHSGYPGGITETTFQKMQERFPGRAIQKAVKGMLPKGPLGYAMIKKMKVYAGSEHPHTAQQPKLLEL, from the coding sequence ATGCAAAAAACCTTCGTTGCGAAGCCGCAAGAAGTGACGCGTGACTGGTACGTGATTGACGCCAAGGGCAAAGTCCTAGGTCGTGTGGCCAGCGAAGTCGCACGCCGTTTGCGCGGTAAACACAAGCCAGAATTCACGCCTCACGTTGATACCGGCGATTACATCGTCATCATCAACGCCGCCGACATTGTCGTTACCGGCAACAAAGCACAAGACAAGCGGTACTACCGTCACTCGGGCTACCCGGGCGGTATTACTGAAACCACCTTCCAGAAGATGCAAGAGCGTTTTCCTGGTCGTGCGATCCAGAAGGCCGTCAAGGGCATGTTGCCCAAGGGTCCCCTGGGCTATGCCATGATCAAGAAGATGAAGGTGTACGCTGGATCCGAGCATCCGCACACCGCCCAGCAGCCCAAGCTGCTGGAACTCTGA
- the rpsI gene encoding 30S ribosomal protein S9 — protein MIGNWNYGTGRRKSSVARVFLKKGSGKIVVNGKPVDEYFARETGRMIVRQPLVLTGHVESFDFHVNVGGGGESGQAGAVRHGITRALIDYDATLKSQLSQAGFVTRDAREVERKKVGFRKARRRKQFSKR, from the coding sequence ATGATCGGTAACTGGAATTATGGAACCGGCCGCCGGAAGTCTTCGGTTGCGCGCGTGTTCCTCAAGAAAGGTTCGGGCAAGATTGTCGTCAACGGCAAGCCTGTCGACGAATATTTTGCTCGTGAAACGGGCCGCATGATCGTTCGCCAGCCACTGGTGCTGACCGGTCACGTCGAGTCGTTCGATTTTCACGTCAACGTTGGCGGTGGCGGCGAAAGCGGCCAGGCCGGTGCGGTGCGTCACGGCATCACCCGCGCTCTGATCGACTACGACGCAACGCTGAAGTCGCAGCTGTCGCAAGCTGGCTTCGTCACGCGCGATGCGCGTGAAGTTGAACGTAAGAAAGTCGGCTTCCGTAAAGCACGACGCAGGAAGCAGTTCAGCAAGCGCTGA
- the argC gene encoding N-acetyl-gamma-glutamyl-phosphate reductase, whose protein sequence is MASRDEAGTAKIKVGIVGGTGYTGVELLRLLSQHPHAELRAITSRKEDGLPVADMYSNLRGVVDLKFSSPDNAKLEECDVVFFATPHGVAMAQAQALLDAGVKIIDLAADFRLQDTAVFEKWYKMPHTCPDILEESVYGLVEVNRDRIRNARVVGNPGCYPTTVVLGLAPLLEGRGSDAKPLVDVQTLIADCASGVTGAGRKAEVHILFSEASDNFKAYGVGGHRHHPEIVEQLEKLHGGPVGLTFVPHLTPMIRGMHSTLYARIQPEARDVDFQALFEKRYADEPFVDVMPAGSTPETRSVRASNMVRISVFRPNGGDQLVILVVQDNLVKGASGQAVQNMNLMFGLPENAGLGHVAVLP, encoded by the coding sequence ATGGCAAGTCGCGACGAGGCGGGTACCGCCAAGATCAAAGTAGGTATCGTGGGTGGCACGGGTTATACCGGTGTCGAGTTGCTCCGCCTGTTGTCCCAGCACCCCCATGCCGAACTGCGAGCCATCACCTCCCGCAAGGAAGACGGTCTGCCGGTGGCCGACATGTATTCGAACCTGCGCGGCGTGGTCGACCTGAAGTTCTCGTCGCCCGACAACGCGAAGCTTGAAGAATGCGATGTGGTGTTCTTTGCGACGCCGCACGGCGTCGCCATGGCTCAGGCCCAGGCGCTGCTCGATGCGGGCGTCAAGATCATTGACCTGGCCGCCGACTTCCGCCTGCAGGACACCGCGGTATTCGAGAAGTGGTACAAGATGCCGCACACCTGCCCCGACATCCTGGAAGAGTCGGTGTATGGCCTGGTCGAAGTGAACCGCGACCGGATCCGCAACGCCCGGGTCGTGGGCAATCCCGGCTGCTACCCGACCACGGTGGTGCTCGGCCTGGCGCCCTTGCTTGAAGGGCGGGGCAGCGACGCCAAGCCGCTGGTCGACGTGCAGACCCTGATCGCCGATTGCGCTTCAGGCGTCACCGGCGCCGGCCGCAAGGCCGAAGTGCATATCCTGTTTTCGGAAGCCTCCGACAACTTCAAGGCCTATGGCGTGGGCGGTCACCGCCATCACCCCGAAATCGTCGAACAGCTGGAAAAGCTGCATGGCGGCCCGGTCGGCCTGACCTTCGTGCCGCACTTGACGCCAATGATCCGCGGCATGCATTCAACCCTGTATGCCCGCATCCAGCCCGAGGCGCGCGACGTCGACTTCCAGGCGCTGTTCGAAAAACGTTATGCCGACGAGCCCTTCGTGGATGTGATGCCTGCCGGCAGCACGCCCGAAACGCGGTCGGTGCGCGCATCGAACATGGTTCGCATCTCGGTCTTCCGCCCCAACGGCGGGGATCAACTGGTGATCCTGGTGGTGCAGGACAACCTGGTAAAGGGCGCGTCAGGCCAGGCCGTGCAGAACATGAACCTGATGTTTGGTCTGCCCGAAAACGCCGGTCTGGGTCACGTCGCGGTCCTGCCCTGA
- a CDS encoding DUF6776 family protein — protein sequence MKRRPLFPAAVQRRRRLAAASAPRAAKARAPWPLRAFALLLILALGAALGSGLYEWVRRVVGLAPQVSASDAASLQADRERLAAELQALQGRLNAADGRIEMERAAKDKLEAELRASQKEVGDLRNDLAFFEQLIPADPRMGQVSIRSAELEKQGTALRYRVLLMRSGRPSGEFKGTLQFSAVGIRSGATATVDLQPLVEPAAPGVAMPGGIRPSAPVLGAPVLGNPLPGSAAAPAAPGGNPLALSFRQYQRAEGALALPGNFTPRTVTVRVLEGGAVRSQSTVNLMP from the coding sequence ATGAAGCGCCGCCCTCTGTTTCCTGCGGCAGTCCAGCGCAGGCGACGGCTGGCGGCGGCGTCCGCCCCTCGCGCTGCCAAGGCCCGTGCGCCGTGGCCCCTGCGCGCGTTTGCCCTGCTGCTGATCCTGGCGCTGGGCGCCGCGCTGGGCAGCGGGCTGTATGAATGGGTGCGCCGTGTGGTCGGACTTGCGCCGCAGGTCAGCGCGTCCGACGCGGCAAGCTTGCAGGCGGACCGCGAACGGCTGGCGGCCGAACTGCAGGCCTTGCAGGGCCGGCTCAACGCCGCCGATGGCCGGATTGAAATGGAACGCGCCGCCAAGGACAAGCTGGAAGCCGAATTGCGCGCGTCGCAAAAGGAAGTGGGCGACCTGCGCAACGACCTGGCGTTTTTTGAACAGCTGATTCCGGCCGATCCGCGGATGGGGCAGGTCAGCATCCGGTCTGCCGAACTGGAAAAGCAGGGCACCGCGCTACGCTATCGGGTATTGCTGATGCGCAGCGGCCGGCCTTCTGGCGAGTTCAAGGGGACGCTGCAGTTTTCGGCGGTGGGGATTCGCAGTGGCGCCACTGCCACGGTGGACCTGCAGCCGCTGGTCGAGCCGGCCGCGCCGGGCGTGGCGATGCCAGGCGGGATCCGGCCTTCGGCGCCGGTGCTGGGCGCGCCGGTACTGGGGAATCCGTTGCCCGGATCGGCGGCGGCACCGGCCGCGCCAGGCGGCAATCCGCTGGCCCTGAGCTTCCGGCAGTATCAGCGTGCCGAAGGGGCGCTGGCGCTGCCGGGCAATTTCACGCCGCGCACCGTTACCGTGCGGGTCCTGGAAGGCGGCGCGGTCCGGTCGCAAAGTACCGTCAACCTGATGCCCTGA
- the erpA gene encoding iron-sulfur cluster insertion protein ErpA, protein MNAAVEQVNLDAPPMQLIFTDSAAAKVKELIEEEGNAALKLRVFVQGGGCSGFQYGFTFDEDVNDDDTTFEKNGVELLIDAMSFQYLVGAEIDYKEGLEGAQFVIKNPNASSSCGCGSSFSV, encoded by the coding sequence ATGAATGCAGCAGTAGAACAAGTCAACCTCGACGCCCCTCCCATGCAGCTGATCTTTACCGATTCGGCCGCAGCCAAGGTCAAGGAATTGATCGAAGAAGAGGGCAACGCCGCGCTCAAGCTGCGCGTGTTCGTCCAGGGTGGCGGCTGTTCCGGTTTCCAATATGGCTTCACGTTTGACGAAGACGTGAACGACGACGACACGACGTTCGAAAAGAATGGCGTGGAACTGTTGATCGACGCCATGAGCTTTCAATACCTGGTCGGCGCCGAGATCGACTACAAGGAAGGCCTGGAAGGCGCGCAGTTCGTGATCAAGAACCCGAACGCGTCCAGCAGCTGCGGTTGCGGTTCGTCCTTCTCGGTCTGA